One Acetoanaerobium noterae genomic region harbors:
- a CDS encoding DUF6762 family protein, translated as MMKIMEPFAVILMRKDRETGFFESEVGSYNIPSMGEYLESIFVIDKEEEDMVHLRITTATPVKDWEYSAIYDYYDEDRVSALDFVIKVEPIEDDYDPLWEVTFKLLDNIEETEEQIQKILETHHIELQEVMQEIEDKEEEYK; from the coding sequence ATGATGAAAATAATGGAGCCATTTGCAGTGATATTGATGAGAAAAGATAGAGAAACAGGTTTTTTCGAGTCGGAAGTAGGAAGTTACAATATTCCTAGCATGGGAGAGTATTTAGAGAGTATTTTTGTGATAGACAAAGAGGAAGAGGACATGGTTCATCTTAGAATCACTACTGCAACTCCAGTAAAAGACTGGGAATACTCAGCTATATACGATTACTATGATGAAGATAGAGTGTCAGCTCTTGATTTTGTCATAAAAGTTGAACCGATAGAAGATGATTACGATCCTCTATGGGAAGTTACATTTAAACTTCTAGACAATATAGAAGAAACAGAGGAGCAGATTCAAAAAATTCTAGAGACTCATCATATAGAGCTACAAGAGGTAATGCAAGAGATAGAAGATAAAGAGGAAGAATATAAATAA
- the hcp gene encoding hydroxylamine reductase — protein MYCNQCQEAAKGYACTSVGVCGKKNDLANMMDLLIYSTEGISLYAQELRAKGQKIDPKVDLFIMESLFATITNANFDDEVIIKRVKDALVIREELKKQLGAEINHPTATFTAATLDEMNSLAQKVGFLSIENEDVRALKSLILFGLKGLAAYYHHAHNLGHNDEKLDNFMEEALVVMTREDMSADELTAYVLKTGEFGVTAMALLDAANTSTYGNPEITTVNLGTRNNPGILISGHDLKDMEELLKQTEGTGVDVYTHGEMLPANYYPAFKKYEHFVGNYGGSWWSQNPEFESFNGPILFTTNCIVPLKSNNTYLNRMYTTGASGYPGAVHIPDREDGKAKDFSAIIEQAKKCAPPVQIEEGQIVGGFAHNQVIALADKVVDAVKTGAIKKFFVMAGCDGRFKERSYYTDFAEALPQDTVILTAGCAKYRYNKLNLGDIGGIPRVLDAGQCNDSYSLAVIALKLKEVFGLEDINELPIAYNIAWYEQKAVIVLLALLYLGVKNIHLGPTLPAFLSPNVANVLVNNFGIAGIGTVEDDMKVFLG, from the coding sequence ATGTATTGTAATCAATGTCAAGAAGCTGCAAAAGGATATGCATGTACATCAGTTGGAGTATGTGGAAAGAAGAACGACTTAGCTAACATGATGGACTTACTTATTTATTCAACGGAAGGTATTTCACTTTATGCTCAAGAATTAAGAGCAAAAGGTCAAAAGATTGACCCTAAAGTGGATTTATTCATAATGGAGTCACTATTTGCTACTATTACTAATGCTAACTTTGATGATGAAGTTATCATTAAAAGAGTAAAAGATGCACTTGTTATAAGAGAAGAACTTAAAAAGCAATTAGGAGCAGAAATCAATCATCCTACAGCTACATTTACAGCTGCAACTTTAGATGAAATGAACTCATTAGCTCAAAAAGTTGGATTCCTTTCAATAGAAAATGAAGATGTTAGAGCGCTTAAATCACTTATCCTATTTGGACTTAAGGGACTTGCTGCTTACTACCATCATGCACATAACCTAGGACATAACGACGAAAAACTTGATAACTTTATGGAAGAAGCACTAGTTGTAATGACTAGAGAAGATATGTCTGCAGACGAGCTTACAGCTTATGTACTTAAGACTGGTGAGTTTGGAGTAACTGCAATGGCACTTCTAGATGCTGCTAATACTTCAACTTACGGAAATCCAGAAATTACTACTGTTAACCTTGGAACTAGAAATAACCCAGGTATCCTAATCTCTGGTCACGACCTAAAAGATATGGAAGAGTTATTAAAGCAAACTGAGGGAACTGGTGTAGATGTATATACTCACGGTGAAATGCTTCCAGCTAACTACTATCCAGCATTCAAGAAATATGAGCACTTTGTTGGGAACTATGGTGGATCTTGGTGGAGCCAAAACCCAGAGTTTGAATCTTTCAACGGACCTATCCTATTTACTACTAACTGTATAGTTCCTCTAAAATCAAACAACACTTATTTAAATAGAATGTACACTACAGGAGCATCTGGATATCCAGGAGCAGTTCATATTCCAGATAGAGAAGATGGAAAAGCTAAAGATTTCTCAGCTATTATAGAGCAAGCTAAAAAATGTGCTCCTCCAGTTCAAATCGAAGAAGGACAAATCGTTGGAGGCTTTGCACATAATCAAGTTATCGCTCTTGCTGACAAGGTTGTAGATGCAGTTAAAACTGGAGCTATCAAAAAGTTCTTTGTTATGGCTGGATGCGACGGAAGATTTAAAGAAAGAAGCTACTATACTGATTTTGCTGAGGCACTTCCTCAGGATACAGTTATCCTTACTGCTGGATGCGCAAAATATCGTTACAACAAGCTTAACCTTGGCGATATCGGTGGAATTCCTAGAGTACTTGATGCTGGACAGTGTAACGACTCTTACTCACTAGCAGTTATTGCTCTAAAACTTAAAGAAGTATTTGGACTTGAAGATATCAATGAGCTTCCAATAGCGTACAATATAGCTTGGTATGAGCAAAAAGCTGTTATCGTTCTACTTGCTCTATTATATCTTGGAGTTAAGAACATCCATCTTGGACCTACACTTCCTGCTTTCTTATCACCAAATGTTGCTAATGTATTAGTAAATAACTTTGGTATAGCTGGAATCGGAACTGTAGAAGACGATATGAAGGTTTTCCTAGGATAA
- a CDS encoding bifunctional GNAT family N-acetyltransferase/carbon-nitrogen hydrolase family protein: MADMDLSKFEKKIVLRNIEEKDIDEIIELALVCFPNMKPWTKEQLRSHLRYFPEGQFCIEYEDKIIGSCSSLIVNFDEYDVQHTWDEITDKGYIRNHDPKGYNLYGIEVMVHPEYRRMKIGRRLYDARKDLAVRLNLKSIVIGGRIPNYHKYSEDMTPREYVEEVMAQNIYDPVLTFQLMNGFVLKRINNNYLKDDFNSMKYATLMEWSNIDYRPMTKRTYKTSFPVRVFVVQYMMKQINSFHDFAHQCEYYVDISSDYKSDFIVFPEIFTTQLLSFIEEKTPSLAIRRLTRYTEDYIKLFTELAVKYNVNIIGGSHFVEEDGDIYNIAYLFRRDGTIDKQYKLHITPNEERWWGIQPGHEIKIFDTDCGKISILICYDMEFPELSRIVAEKGANIIFSPFCTDDRQGYLRVRYCAQARAVENQVYTVIAGTVGNLTEAENMDIQYAQSAIFTPSDFGFPRDGIVAECTPNIEMVIVGDLDLEILRRSRSTGSVMQFNNRRTDLYEITVKEGKNPRISK, encoded by the coding sequence ATGGCAGATATGGATTTATCAAAATTTGAGAAAAAGATAGTACTTAGGAATATAGAAGAAAAGGATATAGATGAAATAATAGAGCTTGCCCTCGTTTGTTTTCCAAATATGAAGCCTTGGACTAAAGAACAGCTTCGAAGTCATCTTAGATATTTTCCAGAGGGGCAGTTTTGTATAGAGTATGAGGATAAAATCATAGGCTCGTGCTCTAGCCTTATCGTGAATTTTGACGAGTACGATGTCCAGCATACCTGGGATGAAATCACTGACAAGGGCTATATCAGAAACCACGATCCAAAGGGATACAACCTATACGGAATAGAAGTTATGGTCCATCCAGAATACAGAAGAATGAAAATAGGAAGGCGTCTTTACGATGCTAGAAAGGATTTGGCTGTGAGGCTGAATCTCAAGAGCATAGTAATAGGTGGCAGAATTCCAAACTATCATAAATATTCTGAGGATATGACACCTAGAGAGTATGTGGAAGAGGTAATGGCTCAAAACATCTATGACCCAGTGCTTACTTTTCAGCTTATGAATGGATTTGTACTAAAGCGTATAAATAACAACTATCTCAAGGATGACTTTAATTCCATGAAGTATGCAACTCTTATGGAATGGTCAAACATAGATTATAGACCTATGACTAAAAGAACCTATAAGACTTCGTTTCCAGTTAGAGTTTTTGTAGTTCAGTACATGATGAAGCAAATAAACTCATTTCATGATTTTGCTCATCAGTGTGAATATTATGTGGATATAAGCTCTGATTATAAATCAGACTTTATAGTATTTCCTGAGATATTTACCACTCAGCTACTTTCTTTTATAGAAGAAAAAACTCCTAGCCTTGCAATTAGAAGGCTTACTAGATATACAGAGGACTATATCAAGCTGTTTACAGAGCTAGCTGTCAAGTACAACGTAAATATCATAGGAGGCTCTCACTTTGTAGAAGAAGATGGAGATATATACAACATTGCATATCTATTCAGACGTGATGGAACTATAGACAAACAGTACAAGCTTCATATTACGCCAAATGAAGAACGCTGGTGGGGGATTCAGCCTGGTCACGAAATTAAGATTTTTGATACTGACTGTGGCAAAATATCTATACTCATCTGCTATGATATGGAGTTTCCTGAGCTTTCTAGAATAGTTGCTGAAAAAGGAGCAAATATAATATTTTCTCCATTTTGTACTGATGATAGACAAGGTTATCTAAGAGTGAGATACTGCGCACAAGCAAGAGCTGTTGAAAATCAAGTATATACAGTTATTGCAGGCACAGTTGGAAACCTAACTGAAGCAGAAAATATGGATATTCAGTATGCTCAGTCTGCTATATTTACGCCTTCTGATTTTGGATTCCCTAGAGATGGGATAGTGGCTGAATGTACTCCAAATATTGAGATGGTTATAGTTGGAGATCTAGATTTGGAAATTCTAAGAAGAAGCAGAAGCACGGGAAGTGTGATGCAGTTTAACAACAGAAGAACTGACCTTTATGAAATAACTGTAAAAGAAGGAAAAAATCCAAGAATTTCTAAGTGA
- a CDS encoding QueT transporter family protein — MQKLNSKKMAMIGATAAIYAVLTVAMAPISYGAVQLRLSEVMTLLAFVDPVFIPGLVLGNFIANLFSPFGLPDVVFGTLATFIAVFMMSKMKSMFIASFWPTIANGLIIGLELAIFTGAPFVSTALYVALGEFLVVTVLGYPVFKVVMKNKTIQNLTQVTD, encoded by the coding sequence TTGCAAAAGTTAAATTCAAAGAAAATGGCAATGATAGGAGCAACAGCTGCTATCTACGCAGTACTGACAGTCGCTATGGCACCTATAAGCTATGGAGCTGTTCAGCTTAGACTTTCAGAAGTAATGACCCTACTGGCATTTGTAGATCCAGTGTTTATTCCAGGACTAGTGCTTGGAAACTTTATCGCCAACTTATTTAGTCCATTTGGACTTCCAGATGTTGTTTTTGGAACTCTAGCTACCTTTATAGCAGTGTTCATGATGTCAAAGATGAAGTCTATGTTTATTGCTTCTTTTTGGCCTACAATTGCAAACGGACTTATAATTGGTCTAGAGCTTGCTATATTTACAGGAGCACCTTTTGTATCTACAGCGCTTTATGTAGCACTTGGAGAATTTTTAGTAGTTACAGTGCTAGGGTATCCTGTGTTTAAAGTAGTTATGAAAAATAAGACTATACAGAACTTGACTCAAGTGACAGATTAA
- a CDS encoding methyl-accepting chemotaxis protein, whose translation MKMNLKTKIVIMLIILITLPMFVMGLRSTRLAEEKMLEQYLASMQEINKATTTSLENVLEGNAKSLQLHAGNYNLRNILVDPTTEPYLVDAIAAYRDVNPNVLNSFVGTREKKMYISPYIELPADYDPTTRGWYQAADVTDEVIWTDPYVDAGTGETVITAAIKIPESTDGTSPGITGIDLQLSYFSELISQVKIGETGEAYIIAKDGMIFAHPNPEMIGKNIKDIGFTDETLNTYFETGSGTLDYTDEATKDERFIVYQKFTTADWILVNTVSYKEITAVTDQMTLNIITIGVISLIVAILIGIFATGFVTKAVKNIEQKMKLVAAGDFTVTMDVKSNDEIGSLSKSFNIMIAEVKDLMTATVGVSQEVLKASENLAAFAEQTSAASTDVANTVDEIARGASDQAEETETGVQIANSLSEKFENLAENSKEMNLNAQSTLEVNEEGIKTLEELKQASKVSLESNDRVEKAIVDLDKSATSINAILETITSIASQTNLLALNASIEAARAGEAGRGFAVVADEIRKLAEGSDNAAQEIKIILDKIQNESKHTVNIMQEVKGIYVEQEMSVEKVNSAFGEISSSIGKVAQRIEEMTTQVASLMTEKEKIVSTMENISAVSEETAAASEEVTASMQQQTDAVEQVAQSASGLSALAAEVMERLSRFKI comes from the coding sequence ATGAAAATGAATCTTAAAACCAAAATCGTAATCATGCTAATTATTCTTATCACTTTGCCAATGTTTGTTATGGGCTTAAGAAGTACTAGATTAGCAGAGGAAAAAATGTTAGAACAATATCTAGCTTCTATGCAAGAGATAAATAAAGCTACTACAACTTCCCTAGAAAATGTGCTAGAAGGGAATGCGAAATCGCTTCAATTACATGCGGGGAATTATAATCTTAGAAATATATTAGTGGATCCAACTACGGAGCCGTATTTAGTAGATGCGATAGCTGCATATAGAGACGTGAATCCAAATGTACTAAACTCATTTGTAGGAACTAGAGAAAAGAAGATGTATATAAGCCCATATATTGAGCTTCCAGCTGACTATGATCCTACTACAAGAGGATGGTATCAGGCTGCAGATGTAACTGATGAGGTTATTTGGACTGACCCATATGTGGACGCTGGAACGGGAGAAACTGTAATTACAGCGGCTATAAAAATTCCTGAATCAACTGATGGAACATCTCCTGGAATTACAGGAATAGATTTACAACTTAGCTATTTTTCTGAGTTAATAAGTCAAGTTAAAATAGGTGAAACAGGCGAGGCTTATATAATAGCAAAAGATGGTATGATATTTGCCCATCCTAATCCAGAAATGATAGGAAAAAATATCAAGGATATTGGTTTTACTGATGAAACTCTAAACACCTATTTTGAAACAGGAAGTGGAACCTTAGACTACACTGATGAGGCTACTAAGGATGAAAGATTTATAGTTTATCAGAAATTTACAACTGCTGACTGGATACTAGTAAATACAGTTTCGTATAAAGAAATTACTGCAGTAACAGACCAAATGACTCTAAATATTATAACTATAGGAGTGATTTCTCTAATAGTTGCAATTCTAATAGGGATATTTGCTACTGGTTTTGTAACTAAAGCGGTTAAGAATATAGAACAAAAAATGAAGCTAGTAGCAGCTGGGGATTTTACTGTTACTATGGATGTTAAGAGTAATGATGAGATAGGAAGTCTAAGTAAAAGCTTTAATATAATGATTGCTGAGGTTAAAGATCTTATGACTGCCACAGTAGGGGTAAGTCAAGAGGTTCTAAAAGCATCTGAGAACTTAGCAGCTTTTGCTGAGCAGACTAGCGCGGCATCTACAGATGTTGCAAATACTGTTGATGAAATAGCTAGAGGAGCATCAGACCAAGCAGAAGAAACTGAAACTGGTGTTCAAATAGCAAATTCGCTATCCGAAAAATTTGAAAATCTAGCTGAAAATAGTAAAGAAATGAACCTTAATGCTCAAAGCACTTTAGAGGTTAATGAAGAGGGAATTAAGACATTAGAAGAGTTAAAGCAAGCAAGTAAAGTCAGCCTAGAATCTAATGACAGAGTTGAAAAGGCTATTGTGGACTTAGATAAGAGTGCAACTTCTATCAATGCAATTCTTGAGACCATAACATCTATAGCTAGTCAGACTAATCTACTTGCACTTAATGCATCTATAGAGGCGGCTAGAGCAGGAGAAGCAGGAAGAGGGTTTGCCGTAGTTGCTGACGAGATTAGAAAGCTCGCTGAAGGCTCAGACAATGCAGCTCAAGAAATTAAAATAATCTTAGATAAGATTCAAAATGAAAGTAAGCACACTGTAAATATTATGCAAGAAGTAAAGGGCATATATGTAGAGCAAGAGATGTCAGTTGAAAAAGTAAATTCTGCTTTTGGAGAAATATCTTCTTCTATAGGAAAAGTGGCTCAAAGAATAGAAGAAATGACAACTCAAGTAGCAAGCTTAATGACAGAAAAAGAGAAAATTGTAAGTACAATGGAAAATATTTCAGCTGTATCTGAAGAAACTGCAGCAGCATCTGAGGAAGTAACGGCTTCTATGCAGCAACAGACAGACGCTGTAGAACAGGTTGCTCAAAGTGCATCTGGACTTAGTGCTCTTGCAGCTGAGGTTATGGAAAGACTATCTAGATTTAAGATTTAG
- a CDS encoding LCP family protein, whose amino-acid sequence MKKILKYLIIILTILIVIAAAGFFAFQQYYHKTSYEEFEAVDTTEQSEEEKEQSELDEKYGKLKRVNILVAGIEGERTDTLMVFSYDKEANIIDIISVPRDTYVDYGYEDAGRRKINAVYGYPDGKGGIKATANAVSKVLSVPIHEYITVDYDGVEDVVDAIGGVEVDIPFNMRYDDPYAEPPLHINLKKGEQLLDGEKAIQFLRWRKNNSGSLGAEGDIGRIKRQQEFVISAIKKGIQPSNLTKAITIGLKNTKTSMDLKEAMYFGTKLAGLKDENINAYSVVGEDEIIDGIWYFKHDAKATKELIRNLYLGIKPITDDQQD is encoded by the coding sequence TTGAAAAAAATCTTGAAATACCTAATAATTATTTTGACTATTTTAATCGTAATAGCAGCAGCTGGATTTTTTGCGTTCCAGCAATATTACCACAAGACTTCATATGAAGAATTTGAAGCAGTAGACACTACTGAGCAGTCAGAAGAGGAAAAAGAACAAAGTGAATTAGATGAGAAATACGGAAAGCTAAAGAGAGTTAATATTTTGGTAGCTGGAATAGAAGGCGAAAGAACAGATACCTTGATGGTGTTCAGCTACGACAAAGAAGCCAATATAATAGATATAATATCAGTCCCAAGAGATACCTATGTAGATTATGGCTATGAAGACGCAGGAAGAAGAAAAATAAATGCTGTATATGGATATCCGGACGGTAAAGGTGGAATCAAAGCGACTGCAAATGCGGTTTCCAAGGTTTTATCCGTACCTATTCATGAGTATATTACTGTTGATTACGATGGGGTAGAGGACGTGGTCGATGCTATAGGAGGAGTAGAGGTAGATATTCCATTTAACATGAGATATGATGACCCTTACGCAGAGCCACCGCTTCATATTAATCTTAAAAAAGGCGAGCAGTTACTAGATGGAGAAAAAGCAATTCAGTTTTTAAGATGGAGAAAAAATAACAGTGGAAGTCTAGGAGCAGAGGGCGATATAGGCAGGATTAAAAGACAGCAGGAATTTGTTATATCTGCAATAAAAAAAGGGATTCAGCCTTCGAACTTGACCAAGGCTATTACTATAGGGCTTAAAAATACAAAGACGAGTATGGATTTGAAAGAAGCTATGTATTTTGGAACAAAGCTAGCTGGACTTAAGGATGAAAATATAAATGCCTACAGCGTGGTAGGAGAAGATGAAATAATAGACGGAATCTGGTATTTTAAGCACGATGCTAAGGCTACCAAGGAGCTAATTCGAAACCTTTACCTTGGGATAAAGCCTATAACAGATGATCAGCAGGACTAA
- a CDS encoding MFS transporter, with protein MKEKLSSNIKSYLTANFLLSFSAGVFSMYVGIFLKESGYTEDFVGNMLSVHTLSTALFSLVGAFLIGQIGSKKSFMLGSLAVFLGFALMGNTVNPYLLIFAGILSGLGFSMKSTGEAMFLSENSSASQRVLVFSINFTVMNAGFTSANFFGGLLANYLSIKIPYIEAILAVIALGGAFAIVSFIPILTIKQNQITKRRNLGQYLVGYKNILENRSALDFLIFNAVIGMGAGMVVPFFSIYLKYALDIQDAVVGGILSFSQFGCVLGGMLIPLMAKKLGEHKSVVVCQLFSIPFLISIAFPQGIMFVAISFFMRSSLMNMGTPIIQNLGMNLVHPLDRANLSSLMSLSSNLTRAIGIAIGGYIMHRYDYNTPYYFTVALYLVATVLFIKLYQSEFLKKSPCPDKVT; from the coding sequence ATGAAGGAAAAACTCAGCAGTAACATAAAAAGTTATTTGACAGCCAATTTTTTGCTTTCATTTTCTGCTGGAGTATTCAGCATGTACGTGGGTATTTTTCTAAAAGAAAGCGGATATACAGAGGATTTTGTAGGGAATATGCTTTCAGTGCATACTTTATCAACAGCACTATTTTCTCTAGTAGGAGCTTTTCTGATAGGACAAATTGGAAGCAAAAAAAGCTTCATGCTAGGCTCTTTAGCTGTGTTTTTGGGTTTTGCGCTTATGGGAAATACAGTAAATCCATATCTGCTTATATTTGCAGGTATACTAAGCGGTCTAGGTTTTTCGATGAAGAGCACTGGAGAGGCTATGTTTCTGAGTGAAAACTCTTCTGCATCTCAAAGGGTGCTTGTTTTTAGTATTAACTTTACTGTTATGAATGCGGGTTTCACAAGTGCAAATTTTTTTGGAGGGCTACTGGCGAATTACCTTTCTATAAAGATACCGTATATAGAAGCGATTTTAGCGGTTATAGCACTAGGTGGAGCATTTGCAATAGTGTCCTTCATTCCGATTTTAACAATAAAACAAAACCAGATAACAAAAAGAAGAAACCTAGGTCAGTACCTAGTCGGATATAAAAATATTTTAGAAAATCGCAGTGCTTTAGATTTTCTAATATTTAATGCAGTAATAGGAATGGGAGCTGGAATGGTAGTTCCTTTTTTCAGCATCTATCTTAAATATGCTCTAGATATTCAAGATGCAGTAGTAGGTGGGATACTGTCCTTTTCTCAATTTGGATGTGTTTTAGGTGGCATGCTCATACCGTTGATGGCAAAGAAGCTAGGAGAGCATAAGTCAGTAGTGGTATGCCAGCTGTTTTCCATACCATTTTTGATATCCATAGCATTTCCTCAAGGCATAATGTTTGTTGCGATTTCTTTCTTTATGCGCTCGTCTCTTATGAATATGGGAACTCCTATAATCCAAAATCTAGGTATGAACCTAGTGCATCCACTAGATAGAGCCAACCTTTCTAGCCTTATGTCTCTTTCGAGCAACCTTACAAGAGCTATAGGAATCGCAATAGGAGGCTACATAATGCATAGATATGATTACAACACTCCTTATTACTTTACAGTAGCTCTTTATTTAGTTGCCACTGTATTATTCATAAAATTATATCAGAGTGAGTTTTTAAAAAAATCACCTTGTCCAGACAAAGTAACCTAG
- a CDS encoding response regulator transcription factor, protein MKLMVLEDEYAIRSFVTLNLKREGYEVIEAESGEQAIELYNANPDIKVAILDVMLPGIDGFEVLKYLREKNPQMGVIMLTARTHEQDKVLGLEYGADDYISKPFSPTELVARIRSLIRRLTSSHIDEKQDILKSGPFTLNLSDRKFYKAEEEIELTPKEFEILELFLKNAKKSLSRDQILNEIWGKNYFGDLKVVDVNMRRIRKKIEDDPAEPRFLKTVWGYGYRWEEDGI, encoded by the coding sequence ATGAAATTAATGGTATTAGAGGATGAATATGCAATAAGGAGCTTTGTTACTCTTAACTTAAAAAGAGAAGGCTATGAAGTGATAGAAGCAGAATCTGGAGAGCAGGCTATAGAGCTATATAATGCCAATCCAGATATTAAGGTGGCTATTCTTGACGTTATGCTTCCTGGGATAGATGGATTTGAGGTGCTTAAGTATCTTAGAGAGAAAAATCCCCAGATGGGCGTGATTATGCTTACGGCGAGAACTCATGAACAGGATAAGGTGCTAGGACTTGAGTATGGAGCAGACGATTATATTAGCAAGCCGTTTAGTCCTACAGAGCTAGTTGCTAGAATAAGGTCTCTGATCAGAAGACTTACAAGCAGTCACATAGATGAAAAGCAGGATATATTAAAAAGTGGCCCTTTTACTCTTAATCTATCTGATAGAAAATTTTACAAAGCTGAAGAAGAAATTGAGCTGACTCCTAAGGAGTTTGAAATATTAGAGCTATTTTTAAAGAATGCAAAGAAATCTCTAAGCAGAGACCAGATATTAAACGAAATCTGGGGGAAAAACTATTTTGGAGATTTAAAGGTAGTCGATGTAAATATGAGACGAATCAGAAAGAAAATAGAAGATGACCCAGCTGAGCCTAGATTTTTAAAGACAGTGTGGGGATATGGATATAGGTGGGAAGAGGATGGGATTTAA
- a CDS encoding sensor histidine kinase → MGFKSSIRSRIIINFGAIVIATVVVLEVLFVAFVQNYYYGGVEQILKDRVNISAEFLNRYFTYSSVEEKAKFLFENNISSYDNKFLVQILNKEKIVVMDSNGLSEFSVLETDDINDAFNNKITIYESYSEMTGERMLSASRPLLKYNQIDGVIRYTVSMEKVDREVKNYILGGLALGATVIIFFMLLALIISKSIVNPIMKLNVVAKSMAEGNFDQKAKKIYDDEIGQLTETMNYMAEEILKTDKIKKDFISSISHELRTPLTSIKGWSETLMMEESVSQNEALGMGLGIISGEADRLKDMVEELLDFSRLESSRMKVVKRKINPKHVLEQVYRQLQPRAAHITLSCNKIGKDTMIMGDENRLRQVFINLLANAIKFTPAGGSVQIEAEGQDEQIIIRFIDTGLGISKEDLPNVTQKFYKGNQTMAGSGLGLSIVDEILKLHDAKFYIDSKLGEGTTVTVIIPAVTE, encoded by the coding sequence ATGGGATTTAAATCCAGTATCAGAAGTAGGATAATTATAAATTTTGGAGCTATAGTAATTGCTACGGTAGTGGTTTTAGAGGTGTTATTTGTTGCCTTTGTCCAAAACTACTACTATGGAGGAGTGGAGCAGATTCTAAAGGATAGAGTTAATATATCTGCAGAATTTTTAAACAGATACTTCACTTATTCATCAGTAGAAGAAAAAGCTAAATTCCTATTTGAAAATAATATATCCTCTTATGACAATAAATTTTTAGTTCAAATTTTAAATAAAGAAAAAATAGTAGTTATGGATTCAAATGGCTTGTCTGAGTTTTCAGTTTTAGAAACTGACGATATAAATGATGCCTTTAACAACAAAATAACTATATATGAAAGCTACAGTGAAATGACAGGAGAAAGAATGCTCTCTGCATCTAGACCTCTTCTAAAATATAACCAGATAGATGGAGTGATACGATATACTGTATCTATGGAAAAGGTCGATAGGGAAGTAAAAAACTATATTCTCGGTGGACTAGCGCTCGGAGCAACGGTTATAATATTTTTCATGCTTTTAGCTTTGATTATTTCAAAATCTATAGTAAACCCTATAATGAAGCTAAATGTAGTAGCAAAGAGCATGGCAGAAGGTAATTTCGACCAAAAAGCCAAGAAAATCTACGATGACGAAATAGGTCAGCTTACAGAAACCATGAACTATATGGCTGAAGAGATTCTAAAAACAGATAAAATTAAAAAGGATTTCATTTCATCTATATCACATGAGCTACGAACACCACTTACATCTATAAAAGGATGGAGTGAGACCTTGATGATGGAGGAGTCTGTATCTCAAAATGAAGCTCTAGGTATGGGACTTGGAATCATATCTGGAGAAGCAGATAGACTAAAGGATATGGTTGAAGAGCTCTTGGATTTTTCTAGACTAGAATCCAGCAGGATGAAAGTAGTAAAAAGAAAAATTAATCCAAAACACGTGCTCGAGCAGGTATATAGACAGCTTCAGCCAAGAGCTGCCCATATAACCTTAAGCTGCAATAAAATAGGTAAAGATACAATGATTATGGGAGATGAAAATAGATTAAGACAGGTCTTTATAAATCTTCTAGCAAACGCAATTAAGTTTACTCCAGCTGGCGGAAGTGTTCAGATAGAAGCGGAAGGTCAGGATGAGCAAATCATAATAAGATTTATAGACACAGGGCTAGGTATTTCAAAAGAAGATCTTCCAAATGTAACTCAAAAATTCTATAAAGGAAATCAAACCATGGCAGGAAGTGGACTGGGACTTTCTATAGTTGACGAGATACTAAAGCTTCACGATGCAAAATTCTATATAGATAGTAAGCTAGGAGAAGGAACCACTGTAACAGTTATAATACCAGCAGTTACAGAATAA
- the eutS gene encoding ethanolamine utilization microcompartment protein EutS — protein sequence MQDKARIIQEYVPGKQITIAHVIANPKPEVYKKLGLDEHQKGAIGILTITPAEGTIIAADIASKAASIDIGFIDRFSGALLITGDVASVESALSEIINGLFNILNFAPTTITRT from the coding sequence ATGCAGGATAAAGCGAGAATAATACAAGAATATGTTCCGGGCAAGCAGATAACTATAGCTCACGTTATAGCAAATCCCAAACCAGAGGTATATAAAAAATTAGGACTAGATGAGCATCAAAAAGGAGCTATAGGCATCCTTACCATAACTCCAGCCGAGGGAACGATAATAGCTGCTGATATAGCAAGTAAGGCAGCATCAATAGATATTGGATTCATAGATAGATTCAGTGGAGCACTGCTGATCACAGGTGATGTAGCAAGTGTGGAATCAGCACTTAGTGAGATTATAAATGGTCTTTTTAATATTTTAAACTTTGCACCTACAACGATAACCAGAACGTAA